The Methanobrevibacter thaueri region AGTTAATAATAAGTATTTTTATGAGTATTAATAGATGCAGCTGGGCGGGAGACGATGAAACCTATATCAGATATCATGATGAGGAATGGGGCGTTCCGACCCATGATGATCATGAACTGTTTGAAATGCTGGTTCTGGAATCATTTCAGGCAGGACTGTCCTGGATTACAATCCTTAAAAAGCGTGAAAACTTCAGGAAAGCCTTTGATGACTTTGATGTTGAAAAGGTGGCCTCTTATGATGAAAATAAAATCGAGGAACTTAGGCAAAACAAGGGAATAATCCGCCATAAGGGCAAAATCGCCTCAGCCGTCAACAATGCAGGAATCTTCATTGAAATCCAAAAGGAATTCGGAAGCTTTGACAATTACATTTGGGGGTTCACCGACGGCGAAATCATAAAGGCGGAATTTCTAACCGAATCTGAGTTGTCAAAAAGAATATCAAAGGACCTGAAAAAACGGGGAATGAAGTTTGTTGGCCCAACAATAATCTACTCATATCTGGAGTCAATCGGAATAATCGACAACCATCAAGAGAATTGCTTTAAGTATTAAGTCAATATTGCTTTTAACTGAAAAAATAATAAGTTAAAATCAAAATTAATGATTTAAAATACTTAATTTTAAATATAAAGTTATTTAATGTATTATTATGGATATTGAATACATTAAAAACAATTATATCTTTGAAACCTTAACGGATGCTCATGATTTAAGTGATTTTGAATGCGAATCAGATGATTTGAATGACTTTTTTAAAAACGATGCCCTTAAACAGCAAAAGGAAAAATTGAACCTTACAAAACTAATAATCTGCGATGATGAGATAATCGGCTTTGTGTCCTTGTTAACTGATTCAATGAAACTGAGATTATTACAAGATGAAGTTGAGAAAGAGAAAATCAAAGGAGAATTAAAAGTTTCTGAGAACAATACTATTCCCGCAATTAAAATTGGCAGATTTGCAATTAATAAGAAATATACTAAAAATGGTTTAGGAACGTATTTCCTAAAAAGCATTTTAGCCAATATCCTAAAAATTTCAGAAAATACTGTTGGATTGAGATTTGTATCTGTAGACGGTTATGCATCAGCATTTAATTTTTATGTGACTCACAACAAATTTAAACATTTAAAAAGCGATGAAAAAACACTAAAAAAGATAGAGATTATTAAAAAACAAGACCCCACAAGAACTTTTTATCTTTATTTAGATTTAAAACAATTAGATCTAAATTAAAAATTAAAGTATATAATATTCCTAAAATGGAACAAATCTTTGTGATTTAATATCTTTAGCCAATTCTTTATATTCCTCACTTGGTGAGTCATTCATATTTTTAATTATTTCAATTGCATCCTCACCTTCAATTACTGGTGAAGGACTAATCGGTTTAGCCATTTTATCATAACCTTCCAAAATAGTTTAATTAAGTAATATCAATCAAAATAATATTGATTTTTCTAATTTAAATAATTTTTCTTAGAGATAAAAGCAATTTTACAAAGTGAGAACAATTTTTAAAAATGAGACAATTACTCTTCCAACAAAAGAATGTTCTTAGGATCCACTTTCAAATACTTCGGAATCTCAAATTCGTGCTCGCGCATCTGCTTGTCTAGTTTCCACAGCAATCCATTGGTCAAGGTTATTTGCCATTCAAAAGGCATCTCCAATTTTGATGAATTGGATGCATCCAATGCATTTACATCATCCTTTTGACCAGGATAAATGTCATGTGCCCTTATTCCAATATAAGCAATGTTAGGTGAAACCTTTTCAGACACTTCAAATGTTACATCCCAATCCAATGATTTGACATGATAATCATCGATAATTTCAATTTTGGAGATGTTCTTACATCCGGTAAGCCTTGCAACTTCAACTTTTCCAGGATTTTCAAACAAATCAACGGTTTTTCCCTTTGCGATGATTTTTCCTTTATCCAAAATTATGAGCTCATCACAAAATTGAAATGCCTCATCACGATCATGTGTAACCAAAACGGAAAATCCACTGAATTTGTTAAGGAAATTTGCAAGTTCCCGACGCAACTGCTCTTTTAAAACTGTGTCCATTGCGCTGAAAGGCTCATCCAACAATATCACATCAGGACCGTACGCCATTATGCGTGCCAAGGCCACTCTTTGCTGCTGACCTCCTGACAATTGTCGAGGATATCTTTTCTCCAGTCCTTCAAGATGAAAACGCCTAATCATTTCAGAAACCACATTCTCATCATTATTGGGCAATCCTATGCCCACATTTTCCTCAACGGTCATGTTGGGAAACAGTGCATAATTTTGAAAAAGGTAACCGACGTTTCTCTTTTGAGGCTTTAAGTTAATCTTTTTATCTGAATCGAAATAGACGGTTTTCTCACCTGTTGTCAGACTTACAATGCCATTATCCGGGTCAACAATTCCTGCAATGGACTTCAATGTCATACTCTTTCCGCAACCGGAAGGACCAAGAATTCCCAAACATCCATTTTTCAATTCGAAATCGACATCCAAATCGAATTCATTAAGTTCCTTGTGGATATTTACCTTCAATAGTTTATTCGACATAATCCTCCCCCGTTAATTATCTCCATTGTTTCTCCTTGCGGATAGAAAGGTAGTCCATGATAAAAATGGCTATGAATGATATGAAAACAATGACTATAACATAATCGAACGCAGTTCCCATATTTCCTGCGGCCACTTCCGAATACACTGCCATAGGAAGCGTTCTTGTCTGTCCAGCAATGTTACCTGCAAGCATTGCTGTAGCACCGAATTCACCGAGACCACGAGCATAAGCTAGAATTCCCCCGCTGATGATTCCCGGCAATGCATTTGCAAACAGGACTTTCCAGAAGATTTTCCACTCGGACATCCCCAATGTGCGGCCGGCATCCAAGAGGTTTGAATCTACCTGCTCAAATGCTCCTCTGGCTGAACGGTACATAAGTGGAAAAGACATGACAACTGCCGCAACAACTGTTGCAGGCCATGAAAATGCAATTTTAAATGCAAAAAAGTCTATGAAAAACTTTCCGATTGGTCCTCTGACACCAAAAATGTACAGTAAAAAGAACCCTACAACTGTAGGAGGCAATACTATCGGCAATGTGAAAATGCCGTCGAGCACGATTTTTATTGAGTCATTTTTAATCTTAATGATTCCCCAGGCCACAATCAATCCCACAAAGAATGTTATGAGAATTGATAGGCTTGCCGTTTTCATTGAAATTAAAATAGGTGACCAATCATCCATGTCTTATCTCCATCAATATTCTATACTATTGATTTGAACAATATGATATTAAAATTTATTTAAAAAAAAAAAGTTGTCATGAATAGATTATCTATTCATGAAGTGTGAAACCGTATTCAACAAATATGTCTTTAGCTTCTTGGGTTTGCAAGAAGTCCATGAATGCATTTGTAGCGTCGGTATCGTTAGTGTCTTTAATTGCAGCTATAGGATAGATAACTGGAGTGTCTAAAGCATCTTCCGGTGCTTCACAGATGACTTTAACATCATCAGTGGATTTAGCATCAGTTGCGTACACAATACCGCAGTCAGCGGATCCTTGAGCTACTTGGTTTAATACTGCAGTTACGTCAGTACCTAATGATAATTTGGATTCCACGTCATCCCAAATACCGGTGTTGTTCAATACTTCTTTAGCGTATTGACCAGCAGGTACGGATTCAGGGTCTCCGATAGCGATGTTTCCTTCAACATCCTTCAAGTCATCGAATGAAGAGATGTTTGAATCGGAATCAGCAGGCACGATTAAGACAACTTTGTTTTCCAGGAATTGGAGATTGGTAGCGTTGTCGACAATACCTTCTTCAGCTAAAGCGTTCATTTGTTTGTTAGCTGCAGACATGAATACGTCTGTTTCCAAACCGTTTTCAATTTGGGTTTGTAAGTCCCCACTTGAAGCGTAAGTCGGTGTTACTTTTACACCAGGATATTTTTCTTCAAACATTGGGATTAATTTATCATCAAAAACATTTTTTAAACTAGCTGCTGCAGCTAAATTAACTTCCTGTCCGTCTAAACTGGTATCGGTTGAGTTTCCTCCACTCATGAAGTCAAACCATCCAGCGGAACATGAACCTACGCTAACAACAACTACTGCTAATAAGATAGCAATGAGCAATAATTTTTTCATAGATTTCATTGTTATTCTCCTCTTTAAATATGTCATAAATTCGATGTGAACATTAATTCACATATGTTATAGTCTTTAAATAGCATTATATAAAAGTTTTGTTATGAAAAACATGATTTAAAAATCATATCGAAAATTAAAAAATCGTTCATATATTTTTAATTAAAGTAAAAATAGTTATAAATAAGAATAATGAATAGTATCATATTTCATATCAAAAATGTAAATTTCGAAAGGAACATCATGTCAATTGGAAGTTTTATATACTTATCAGATAATATTAAGAAACAGAGGTGTTAAAATGTCAGATATAGAAAAGGTAAATGATTTACTAACAAGAGCAGAAGTATTCTATCTTGCAACCGTTGACGGAGACAAGCCAAAAGTAAGGCCATTAGGTTTCCATTTGCTCCATGAGGACAAAATATACTTTGGAGTCGGAACATTCAAGGAAGTCTACAAACAAATGGAAGCAAACCCTAATGTGGAAATAACCGCATGGGACGGAGAACACATCTTAAGATACTATGGTGTTGCAGACTTGACTAAAAATCAGGAAGTTGTCGACAAGGCATTTGAACTTATGCCTGAAATTAAAGAGGCATACGAATCAAACGGCTGGGAAATGGGAGTATTCTTCCTTAACAACGCAACAGCAGAAATAAGAAACATGTTTGCAATTGAAGAATCATACGAATTTGAGTATTAAACAGATTTTGCCATCACCATACTAAACATTAAGCTAAAAATAGTAATTGAGAACTATGGATACCAAAAAACTAATCATAATCGCAATCGTGGCAATCATATTAATAGCCGCCGCCATAATACTGGTGACAAACTCAGTGAATTATGAAAGAATTGAAATAACTCCCAATGGGACAAGCATAGAGGTTCCGGCCAACCAAACAAGATACGTCAATGATATCGAAAGCATCAAAATCTGGAAATGGAACGACGGAGTACTGCTCACACATAACAGCCAAGAGAACGGCTATGACATCATCAACCTGACCGGATCAGGCTACAATGCAATGGCAGATTTAATAAAGAATGGTGAAATGGAAAACATTGACGGAATCACATGCTATGTGATAAATGCCGATGAGCTATTGGAAATCCATGTGTTTGATATCATTAAAGTGAATTATAACGGCAAACTCTATTGCATTCCCCTATCCAATGAAACATCTCACGACAACATCATGATTTGCTGCAAGGACAAGGACATTGCAGTGCACATGGCAAAATCAGTGGTGTACAAAAACGTTTATCCTGACACAAACAAACTGGATGATGCAAAATCAACAATAGAAAACATGACAGGAGATTTGCAATCCAAGGCAAATGACTATGTGAACAATGTCGATTTGGATGATGCAAAATCAACAATAGAAAACATAACTAATGATTTGCCAAGTTCGGGCGATGCGAAATCCGCCATGGACCAAATCACTGGAGACTTGAAGTCCATGATTCCCGGATTATAATGGAAAGACATCCATCACTACTTAAAACTCATTTATAATAGCTAATGCATTCAAAGACCTTGGAAAACCGATATACGGTAAAATAACTGTTATTGCTGAAACCAGTTTTTCCTTATCATTGCCAACATTCAAATTGCCTTGGGTGTGTCCCCTCAGCTGATTTTCACAACCGCCCAAAGTTGCAATGAACACAAAGGTAATCAGTTCCCTTTGTTGGTCGTTTAAACCGTCACGTGTGTAAAAGTCACCGAAACAAAATCCTTCCAGGAACCTGTTGAAATGTTCCTGGCCTTCGGGAGCGTTATCATTCATCATCTGAATCATTTCAGCTCCAAAATACCTGTCCTGAAGTTCACGGCCTTTTTGGCGCCTATTTTCAGGAGTTGTTTTTGACCTGTTCTCCAACGGCATCTCAATTCCCTTTTTGTCAAAGACTTTAATGGTCACTCCAAAGAAGTTGTGGGCACGGCCAAAGCCGACATACGGCACTGACTGGTAGAGCAGTTCCTTTACCTCTTCAGGAGTGATGTATTTATTGACCGCTGCAAGCAGGATTTTCTTGAATGCCTTTGGTGACTGGCAAGCGATTAAGGAAGCCAATGTCACTAAAACAGATTCCTTTTCCGTCAATGTCGAGTGGTCATATACCTCATCAAATGCGAAGTTCTTGAATATCTCATGAAATTCAGGGTCATTTTTCTGGATTCTCCCAAAATTATCAAACAAATCATCCATATTATCACCAGGTTCCTAAAATCAACTCTGAGAAAGGCACTGAAATATATGCCTCGATAGGAGCTGCAATAAGCAACAGTATGGTTGCAAAAATCATTAATATCACACTTTGAACCAAGGCTTTCTTTGATTTGTCAAATGCCTCTGAAACACCATGGGTTTCACTGCTTATCATCGCCCTGATGAATCTACATATGAACAGGAACAGCAATATCCCTGCCACGGATTGAAGGACAGTTGCTGTCAATTCAAATATTCCATGAGGAATTAAGTATACTAGGAATCTCATACCTCCATTTGGTAACACCTGACTGAACAATTGTCCAATTAATCCCATATTGATTCCATTGTAGACCAATGAGACAATTGCAGGAATCCCAAAGAATATTGATCCAACATATACCAGGATGCCGCCATATTCGTTATTTATGAAAAGGTCAACAGCACTTACGTTTTGCATCGCAGCAGGAGTTGATGAGGATATGTTCTGAAATTCAGATAATTTGGCGCCAACAGGGCCCGCAAACAGAATCCATGCTCCTACAATACAGATTATAAAGAATACATATAACCCAATGATTAATTTCTTATTGTCTTTTAAGCTTTCAATCAACAAGTCTTTAAATTTTTTTAGAATATCCATAGTAATAGTTTGGATGTGCATTATTTAAATAGTTAATAAGATGATGTGAAACTATTAAAAAATAAGTTAAAATAGAAAAATCCAATAATAATCAAAATATTTACGTATCTTCTGTATCCTAAGATACGTTTCATTTATATATTAAAAATTGTTGATTGAATTGCTCTTACTTTATAAAATTGTTTTCATTTATAAGCAAAATTACTTAAATGAAGGAACATAATCTATTATTTAGTTATTAGTTTGTTGTCGATTGTGTTCGACAATTGTATTGACTTCAAATATATTGTCGATTATATTCTATAATTGTATTAAAATTATTATTTTTGTAGATTGTAATCGACAAAATTTATATATTTTAAAAACAAAATTTAATACATGGTATTGTGCGGTGAAAAAATGATTAAAAGAGATCTGTACTTAAACCAAATCAAAAGACTTATAGATAAAGAACCTATCAAAATCATAACCGGCGTTAGAAGAAGCGGCAAGACATATCTCCTAAAAAGCATTCGGGAGGAACTTGAAAACCGTGGAATTAAAGAAGAAAACATATTCCTAATCTCATTTGAATCCATGAAATACAACAAGATTGAAAACTTCAAACAGCTCGATGAATGCATAGTAAATCTGACTGAAAACATCAAAGACAAAGTCTACCTATTATTTGATGAAATACAAAACGTGGAAAACTGGGAAAAAAGCATAAATGCATGCAGAGTGGATCTTGACTGTGACATCTACATCACAGGATCCAACTCCGAACTTCTATCAGGTGAAATGGCAACACTAATATCAGGCAGATACTACCAAATAAACATTTACCCATTCTCATTCGCCGAATTCATACAATACAAAAAGGAAATAGAAAAAACAGCCACAAATGACTTGGAAGAATTATTCAGAGAATATGTGGAATATGGCGGAATGCCTCCAATACAACAGGTGACAAAACAGGACAAATATTCATATTTAAGCGATATCTACAATACAATACTTCTAAAAGACATTGTAACAAGGCACAACATCAGAAACACCGATATGTTAAACCGCATACTCGACTATGTGATAATGAATCTCGGAAAAAACTTCTCAGCAGGAAACATCACAAAATACCTGAAGCACGAAAGAAGAAAAATATCAAAAGACACAATACTGGACTATCTCCTATACTCCAAAAACGCATGCTTCATACACCAGGCTCCAAGAGTAGACATAAAAGGAAAAAAAGTACTTCAACACAACGAAAAATACTTCCTCGTTGACCATGGATTCTACCAGGCAAAATACGGTGAAATAGAAAACATGGGTTCAATACTTGAAAACATAGTTTATATCGAACTCCTCAGAAGAGGGTATGACGTAAAAATAGGGATTA contains the following coding sequences:
- the modB gene encoding molybdate ABC transporter permease subunit, translating into MDDWSPILISMKTASLSILITFFVGLIVAWGIIKIKNDSIKIVLDGIFTLPIVLPPTVVGFFLLYIFGVRGPIGKFFIDFFAFKIAFSWPATVVAAVVMSFPLMYRSARGAFEQVDSNLLDAGRTLGMSEWKIFWKVLFANALPGIISGGILAYARGLGEFGATAMLAGNIAGQTRTLPMAVYSEVAAGNMGTAFDYVIVIVFISFIAIFIMDYLSIRKEKQWR
- a CDS encoding DNA-3-methyladenine glycosylase I, which produces MSINRCSWAGDDETYIRYHDEEWGVPTHDDHELFEMLVLESFQAGLSWITILKKRENFRKAFDDFDVEKVASYDENKIEELRQNKGIIRHKGKIASAVNNAGIFIEIQKEFGSFDNYIWGFTDGEIIKAEFLTESELSKRISKDLKKRGMKFVGPTIIYSYLESIGIIDNHQENCFKY
- the modA gene encoding molybdate ABC transporter substrate-binding protein gives rise to the protein MKSMKKLLLIAILLAVVVVSVGSCSAGWFDFMSGGNSTDTSLDGQEVNLAAAASLKNVFDDKLIPMFEEKYPGVKVTPTYASSGDLQTQIENGLETDVFMSAANKQMNALAEEGIVDNATNLQFLENKVVLIVPADSDSNISSFDDLKDVEGNIAIGDPESVPAGQYAKEVLNNTGIWDDVESKLSLGTDVTAVLNQVAQGSADCGIVYATDAKSTDDVKVICEAPEDALDTPVIYPIAAIKDTNDTDATNAFMDFLQTQEAKDIFVEYGFTLHE
- a CDS encoding carboxymuconolactone decarboxylase family protein, whose product is MDDLFDNFGRIQKNDPEFHEIFKNFAFDEVYDHSTLTEKESVLVTLASLIACQSPKAFKKILLAAVNKYITPEEVKELLYQSVPYVGFGRAHNFFGVTIKVFDKKGIEMPLENRSKTTPENRRQKGRELQDRYFGAEMIQMMNDNAPEGQEHFNRFLEGFCFGDFYTRDGLNDQQRELITFVFIATLGGCENQLRGHTQGNLNVGNDKEKLVSAITVILPYIGFPRSLNALAIINEF
- a CDS encoding sulfate/molybdate ABC transporter ATP-binding protein, with product MSNKLLKVNIHKELNEFDLDVDFELKNGCLGILGPSGCGKSMTLKSIAGIVDPDNGIVSLTTGEKTVYFDSDKKINLKPQKRNVGYLFQNYALFPNMTVEENVGIGLPNNDENVVSEMIRRFHLEGLEKRYPRQLSGGQQQRVALARIMAYGPDVILLDEPFSAMDTVLKEQLRRELANFLNKFSGFSVLVTHDRDEAFQFCDELIILDKGKIIAKGKTVDLFENPGKVEVARLTGCKNISKIEIIDDYHVKSLDWDVTFEVSEKVSPNIAYIGIRAHDIYPGQKDDVNALDASNSSKLEMPFEWQITLTNGLLWKLDKQMREHEFEIPKYLKVDPKNILLLEE
- a CDS encoding pyridoxamine 5'-phosphate oxidase family protein, which encodes MSDIEKVNDLLTRAEVFYLATVDGDKPKVRPLGFHLLHEDKIYFGVGTFKEVYKQMEANPNVEITAWDGEHILRYYGVADLTKNQEVVDKAFELMPEIKEAYESNGWEMGVFFLNNATAEIRNMFAIEESYEFEY
- a CDS encoding ATP-binding protein, yielding MIKRDLYLNQIKRLIDKEPIKIITGVRRSGKTYLLKSIREELENRGIKEENIFLISFESMKYNKIENFKQLDECIVNLTENIKDKVYLLFDEIQNVENWEKSINACRVDLDCDIYITGSNSELLSGEMATLISGRYYQINIYPFSFAEFIQYKKEIEKTATNDLEELFREYVEYGGMPPIQQVTKQDKYSYLSDIYNTILLKDIVTRHNIRNTDMLNRILDYVIMNLGKNFSAGNITKYLKHERRKISKDTILDYLLYSKNACFIHQAPRVDIKGKKVLQHNEKYFLVDHGFYQAKYGEIENMGSILENIVYIELLRRGYDVKIGIINNKEIDFVCTRDKEKIYIQVTYQLKSDSTIEREFSGLAKINDNFDKYVLSMDKMDFSGSGLKHRNIIDFLISDYI
- a CDS encoding stage II sporulation protein M; translation: MDILKKFKDLLIESLKDNKKLIIGLYVFFIICIVGAWILFAGPVGAKLSEFQNISSSTPAAMQNVSAVDLFINNEYGGILVYVGSIFFGIPAIVSLVYNGINMGLIGQLFSQVLPNGGMRFLVYLIPHGIFELTATVLQSVAGILLFLFICRFIRAMISSETHGVSEAFDKSKKALVQSVILMIFATILLLIAAPIEAYISVPFSELILGTW
- a CDS encoding N-acetyltransferase; its protein translation is MDIEYIKNNYIFETLTDAHDLSDFECESDDLNDFFKNDALKQQKEKLNLTKLIICDDEIIGFVSLLTDSMKLRLLQDEVEKEKIKGELKVSENNTIPAIKIGRFAINKKYTKNGLGTYFLKSILANILKISENTVGLRFVSVDGYASAFNFYVTHNKFKHLKSDEKTLKKIEIIKKQDPTRTFYLYLDLKQLDLN